One Clupea harengus chromosome 11, Ch_v2.0.2, whole genome shotgun sequence DNA window includes the following coding sequences:
- the LOC105896355 gene encoding dendritic cell-specific transmembrane protein isoform X2: protein MRMKLTGAQLKGTLRQVWSVFVRLFTADSPDSWRNKVLLSAFCLALSVLLSCLLFLGLCYSLKYETAVSAGVAVAFCGGSTIALSLSQNVRCFAVLVLISCGLKQIRNLLTAAGTSLVVLWNVRNTLENLRGLAKSLLCNLEAKKILVDLAPLSNYVQMLRWVGGQLKHFTDFGAGELRSEFKLSASADSVVFKQKLSEAKQVLNQTAVSALAAMNMTSSVAQKLLPALGILLLVLLTARYVKKYRTDRGFQNIFITDALLRYDEQQRAEGKPSIFPLTEKEKKRYISIPSSRPSAKEGKAMLKFGFPVFTNLLIWLFFIGIDALVYWLIGVLRTRLEELEPFQIPVIMHLKEDKSVIGIPIHVDRERRDYSYNLTLFEQKCLPEPRLMLYSTVPLLVILTLLTCLSLLSAKLTQLRLLVSERFFSEHAAERARHLHQKILRKRNKWKVGNLKGELATLVKQAQFWCPILFGRQQDNFEPLT, encoded by the exons ATGAGAATGAAGCTCACTGGTGCTCAGCTGAAAGGGACCTTGCGTCAGGTCTGGTCTGTGTTCGTCCGTCTCTTCACTGCAGACTCCCCTGACAGCTGGAGGAACAAGGTGCttctctctgccttctgtctCGCTTTGAGCGTCCTGCTGTCCTGTCTGCTCTTCCTCGGCCTGTGCTACTCTCTGAAGTACGAGACCGCCGTTTCTGCCGGTGTGGCGGTCGCTTTCTGTGGCGGTTCTACCATAGCCTTGTCCCTGTCTCAGAACGTCCGGTGCTTTGCCGTGCTGGTTCTCATCTCCTGCGGGCTGAAGCAGATCAGGAACCTGCTTACCGCCGCCGGAACCAGCCTGGTGGTCCTGTGGAATGTCCGGAACACACTGGAGAACCTCAGGGGCCTGGCCAAGAGCCTGCTATGCAACCTGGAGGCCAAGAAAATTCTGGTGGACCTGGCTCCCCTCAGCAACTATGTCCAGATGCTGCGATGGGTGGGGGGGCAGCTCAAGCACTTCACCGACTTCGGCGCCGGGGAGTTGAGGTCGGAGTTCAAACTCAGTGCCTCGGCCGACTCGGTGGTGTTCAAGCAAAAGCTGTCCGAGGCCAAGCAGGTTCTGAACCAGACTGCTGTGTCTGCCCTGGCCGCTATGAACATGACCTCCTCCGTGGCCCAGAAGCTGCTGCCAGCGCTTGGCATCCTCTTGCTTGTGCTCCTCACTGCCCGCTATGTGAAGAAATACCGCACGGACAGGGGCTTTCAGAACATCTTCATCACCGATGCCCTTCTGCGCTACGATGAGCAGCAAAGGGCCGAGGGCAAGCCCTCCATTTTCCCACTgactgaaaaagagaagaagcgTTACATCTCCATTCCATCCTCCCGTCCCTCGGCCAAGGAGGGGAAGGCCATGCTCAAATTTGGCTTCCCAGTTTTCACAAACCTGCTTATCTGGCTGTTCTTCATTGGCATCGACGCGCTGGTGTATTGGCTCATCGGAGTGCTTCGCACACGGCTAGAGGAACTAGAACCGTTTCAGATCCCAGTGATCATGCATCTAAAG GAGGACAAGTCTGTCATAGGGATCCCAATCcatgtggacagagagaggcggGACTACTCCTACAACCTGACCCTCTTTGAGCAGAAGTGCCTGCCCGAGCCCCGTCTTATGTTGTACTCCACCGTGCCCCTGTTGGTCATCCTTACTCTACTGACGTGCCTCAGCCTGCTTTCCGctaaactcacccagctcaggCTGCTGGTGTCGGAGCGCTTCTTCTCCGAGCACGCCGCTGAGCGAGCCCGACACCTGCACCAGAAgatcctgaggaagaggaacaaGTGGAAGGTGGGAAACTTGAAAGGAGAGTTGGCGACGCTGGTCAAACAG GCACAGTTTTGGTGTCCCATCTTATTTGGACGTCAGCAAGACAACTTTGAACCTTTAACCTGA
- the LOC105896355 gene encoding dendritic cell-specific transmembrane protein isoform X1, with translation MSMCGGVFFFLRSRRAAQHFCLLHLDTDSRAPGGETKNDLLSPLQTMRMKLTGAQLKGTLRQVWSVFVRLFTADSPDSWRNKVLLSAFCLALSVLLSCLLFLGLCYSLKYETAVSAGVAVAFCGGSTIALSLSQNVRCFAVLVLISCGLKQIRNLLTAAGTSLVVLWNVRNTLENLRGLAKSLLCNLEAKKILVDLAPLSNYVQMLRWVGGQLKHFTDFGAGELRSEFKLSASADSVVFKQKLSEAKQVLNQTAVSALAAMNMTSSVAQKLLPALGILLLVLLTARYVKKYRTDRGFQNIFITDALLRYDEQQRAEGKPSIFPLTEKEKKRYISIPSSRPSAKEGKAMLKFGFPVFTNLLIWLFFIGIDALVYWLIGVLRTRLEELEPFQIPVIMHLKEDKSVIGIPIHVDRERRDYSYNLTLFEQKCLPEPRLMLYSTVPLLVILTLLTCLSLLSAKLTQLRLLVSERFFSEHAAERARHLHQKILRKRNKWKVGNLKGELATLVKQAQFWCPILFGRQQDNFEPLT, from the exons GTGAAACAAAAAACGATTTGTTATCACCACTACAGACAATGAGAATGAAGCTCACTGGTGCTCAGCTGAAAGGGACCTTGCGTCAGGTCTGGTCTGTGTTCGTCCGTCTCTTCACTGCAGACTCCCCTGACAGCTGGAGGAACAAGGTGCttctctctgccttctgtctCGCTTTGAGCGTCCTGCTGTCCTGTCTGCTCTTCCTCGGCCTGTGCTACTCTCTGAAGTACGAGACCGCCGTTTCTGCCGGTGTGGCGGTCGCTTTCTGTGGCGGTTCTACCATAGCCTTGTCCCTGTCTCAGAACGTCCGGTGCTTTGCCGTGCTGGTTCTCATCTCCTGCGGGCTGAAGCAGATCAGGAACCTGCTTACCGCCGCCGGAACCAGCCTGGTGGTCCTGTGGAATGTCCGGAACACACTGGAGAACCTCAGGGGCCTGGCCAAGAGCCTGCTATGCAACCTGGAGGCCAAGAAAATTCTGGTGGACCTGGCTCCCCTCAGCAACTATGTCCAGATGCTGCGATGGGTGGGGGGGCAGCTCAAGCACTTCACCGACTTCGGCGCCGGGGAGTTGAGGTCGGAGTTCAAACTCAGTGCCTCGGCCGACTCGGTGGTGTTCAAGCAAAAGCTGTCCGAGGCCAAGCAGGTTCTGAACCAGACTGCTGTGTCTGCCCTGGCCGCTATGAACATGACCTCCTCCGTGGCCCAGAAGCTGCTGCCAGCGCTTGGCATCCTCTTGCTTGTGCTCCTCACTGCCCGCTATGTGAAGAAATACCGCACGGACAGGGGCTTTCAGAACATCTTCATCACCGATGCCCTTCTGCGCTACGATGAGCAGCAAAGGGCCGAGGGCAAGCCCTCCATTTTCCCACTgactgaaaaagagaagaagcgTTACATCTCCATTCCATCCTCCCGTCCCTCGGCCAAGGAGGGGAAGGCCATGCTCAAATTTGGCTTCCCAGTTTTCACAAACCTGCTTATCTGGCTGTTCTTCATTGGCATCGACGCGCTGGTGTATTGGCTCATCGGAGTGCTTCGCACACGGCTAGAGGAACTAGAACCGTTTCAGATCCCAGTGATCATGCATCTAAAG GAGGACAAGTCTGTCATAGGGATCCCAATCcatgtggacagagagaggcggGACTACTCCTACAACCTGACCCTCTTTGAGCAGAAGTGCCTGCCCGAGCCCCGTCTTATGTTGTACTCCACCGTGCCCCTGTTGGTCATCCTTACTCTACTGACGTGCCTCAGCCTGCTTTCCGctaaactcacccagctcaggCTGCTGGTGTCGGAGCGCTTCTTCTCCGAGCACGCCGCTGAGCGAGCCCGACACCTGCACCAGAAgatcctgaggaagaggaacaaGTGGAAGGTGGGAAACTTGAAAGGAGAGTTGGCGACGCTGGTCAAACAG GCACAGTTTTGGTGTCCCATCTTATTTGGACGTCAGCAAGACAACTTTGAACCTTTAACCTGA